In Candidatus Methylomirabilota bacterium, a single genomic region encodes these proteins:
- a CDS encoding ABC transporter substrate-binding protein — protein MGLTKRVVALLLALGVVTAAGVGVAAAQTVVGVTATEIKIGNTNPYSGPASAYGTIGKALGAYFKKVNDEGGINGRKINYITYDDAYSPPKTVEMIRRLVEQDQVAFVFQTLGTPTNSAIHKYMNEKKVPHLFVATGATKWNDPKTFPWTMGFQPNYQTEGKIYAAYILKNVPDAKVGILYQNDDYGKDYVKGFKDGLGDAAKKLIVLEQSHEVTDPTIDSQIVNLKNSGANVFFNVTIPKFAVQAIKKSHDIGWKPLHFLNNVSSSLGTVLKPAGLDASKGLITALYMKEITDPQWKNDKGFLEWIAWMKKYYPEGALDDQANGYAYNVAILMTQTLKQCGNDLSRENIMRQAANLKNVELPLLLPGIKVNTSASDFAPIEQEQLAKFDGERWAVFGELVDASKK, from the coding sequence ATGGGTCTGACGAAGCGAGTCGTAGCGCTCCTTCTCGCGCTCGGCGTGGTGACCGCGGCCGGTGTCGGCGTGGCCGCCGCCCAGACGGTGGTGGGCGTCACCGCCACCGAGATCAAGATCGGCAATACCAACCCCTACAGCGGGCCCGCCTCCGCCTACGGCACCATCGGCAAGGCCCTCGGCGCCTACTTCAAGAAGGTCAATGATGAGGGCGGGATCAACGGCCGCAAGATTAACTACATCACCTACGACGACGCCTACAGCCCGCCCAAGACCGTGGAGATGATCCGGCGGCTCGTCGAGCAGGACCAGGTCGCCTTCGTCTTCCAGACGCTGGGAACGCCGACCAACAGCGCCATTCACAAGTACATGAACGAAAAGAAGGTGCCCCACCTCTTCGTGGCCACCGGCGCCACCAAGTGGAACGACCCCAAGACCTTCCCTTGGACCATGGGCTTCCAGCCCAACTATCAGACGGAGGGCAAGATCTACGCGGCCTATATCCTGAAGAACGTGCCCGACGCCAAGGTCGGCATCTTGTATCAGAATGACGACTACGGCAAGGATTACGTCAAGGGATTCAAGGATGGCCTGGGCGACGCCGCCAAGAAGCTCATCGTCCTCGAGCAGAGCCACGAGGTCACCGATCCGACCATCGATTCCCAGATCGTCAACCTGAAGAACAGCGGGGCCAATGTCTTCTTCAACGTCACCATCCCGAAGTTCGCCGTGCAGGCCATCAAGAAGTCCCACGACATCGGCTGGAAGCCGCTGCATTTCCTGAACAACGTGTCGAGCTCGCTGGGCACCGTGCTCAAGCCGGCCGGGCTTGATGCCTCCAAGGGCTTGATCACCGCGCTCTATATGAAGGAGATCACCGACCCGCAGTGGAAGAACGACAAGGGCTTCCTGGAATGGATCGCGTGGATGAAGAAGTACTACCCCGAGGGGGCGCTCGACGACCAGGCCAACGGGTACGCCTACAACGTCGCCATCCTGATGACGCAGACGCTCAAGCAATGCGGCAACGACCTGTCGCGGGAGAACATCATGCGCCAGGCGGCGAATCTCAAGAACGTGGAGCTGCCCCTGCTCCTGCCCGGTATCAAGGTCAATACGAGCGCGAGCGACTTCGCGCCCATCGAGCAGGAGCAGCTCGCCAAGTTCGACGGGGAGCGCTGGGCCGTCTTCGGCGAACTGGTAGACGCCAGCAAGAAGTAA
- a CDS encoding oxygenase MpaB family protein, translating to MAAQDPRPTTLMTWRLHREVVLLAGWGRAILLQLAHPLVAQGVADHSGFATQPRGHVKRLKRTLRAMLALTFGTPQEAETAAAGINRIHDRVHGRLAEAAGAFAPGTAYSAHDPALLAWVHATLIDSFLLTYERFVAPLTPAERDRYCLEALSGGPLLGIPPGVLPGSAAELSSYMERMAASGEIAVTNTARGLARHVLAPRGSWPLRPFLALARLPAVGLLPPAIRHAYGFGWTAGQERRLAMLSAIVRHALPIASPVLRHWPAARHAETRTAG from the coding sequence ATGGCCGCCCAGGACCCGCGCCCGACCACTCTCATGACCTGGCGGCTTCACCGCGAGGTCGTGCTGTTGGCCGGCTGGGGCCGAGCCATCCTGCTCCAGCTCGCCCATCCGCTGGTGGCCCAGGGAGTGGCCGACCACAGCGGCTTCGCCACGCAACCGCGAGGACACGTGAAGCGGCTCAAACGCACGCTTCGAGCCATGCTCGCTCTGACCTTTGGCACGCCCCAAGAGGCCGAGACGGCCGCGGCGGGGATCAACCGCATCCACGATCGAGTGCACGGCCGCCTCGCCGAGGCCGCCGGCGCCTTCGCGCCCGGCACTGCATACAGCGCTCACGATCCCGCGCTGCTCGCCTGGGTCCACGCGACCCTGATCGACAGCTTTCTCCTCACCTACGAGCGTTTCGTCGCGCCGTTGACGCCGGCCGAGCGTGATCGGTACTGCCTCGAAGCCCTCAGCGGCGGACCCCTCCTGGGTATCCCGCCGGGGGTCTTGCCGGGAAGCGCCGCCGAGCTCTCGTCGTACATGGAGCGAATGGCGGCCAGCGGCGAGATTGCCGTCACCAACACCGCCCGGGGACTCGCGCGCCACGTGCTCGCGCCGCGCGGGTCGTGGCCGCTGCGCCCGTTCCTGGCGCTGGCTCGGCTCCCCGCCGTGGGCTTGCTGCCGCCGGCGATTCGCCACGCCTACGGCTTCGGGTGGACGGCGGGCCAGGAACGGCGGCTGGCCATGCTGAGCGCCATCGTGCGCCACGCCTTGCCGATCGCCTCGCCCGTCCTGCGCCACTGGCCCGCGGCGCGCCACGCGGAGACTCGGACGGCGGGCTAG
- a CDS encoding methylated-DNA--[protein]-cysteine S-methyltransferase, with product MSAANPTCREIERDLVAVAAGEAAPVATRVVERHLAVCRDCRDELERYRVLEGMVTDLRRAPLPGADPALSRAELEARLADIRARMVAYGIFSSPLGKILIARSELGISLVEYLESESAATSHLARLAGGEMREDKAGVEAVYQELLEYLDHRRTRLDWPLDLRWVRSDFQRRVLTATAELPYGAVTSYAGIAQRIGTPSAVRAVAQALRRNPVPIVIPCHRVIGNGGDLTGYAGNKISLKRTLLSLEGVPVAVRARKIERDHMYVRAGADSEYCVPTCGSLSRQSLAGLTLFGSRGHAEAVGLTPCTSCRPDLHPLSS from the coding sequence ATGAGTGCCGCGAACCCGACCTGTCGTGAGATCGAGCGCGATCTGGTCGCGGTGGCCGCCGGCGAGGCCGCGCCCGTGGCCACGCGCGTGGTCGAGCGGCACCTCGCGGTGTGCCGCGACTGTCGCGACGAGCTCGAGCGTTACCGAGTGCTCGAGGGCATGGTGACAGACCTTCGCCGCGCGCCTCTGCCGGGAGCTGACCCGGCCCTCTCGCGCGCTGAGCTCGAGGCGCGCCTGGCCGATATCCGCGCGCGTATGGTCGCCTACGGCATCTTCTCCTCGCCGCTCGGGAAGATTCTCATTGCCCGATCCGAGCTGGGGATCTCGCTCGTCGAGTATCTGGAGTCGGAGAGCGCGGCCACGTCGCACCTGGCCCGCCTGGCCGGGGGTGAGATGCGAGAGGACAAGGCCGGTGTGGAGGCGGTGTACCAGGAGCTCCTCGAGTACCTGGACCATCGACGCACCCGCCTCGACTGGCCGCTCGACCTCCGCTGGGTCCGGAGCGATTTCCAGCGACGCGTGCTCACGGCCACGGCCGAGCTGCCGTATGGCGCGGTGACCTCCTATGCCGGGATCGCCCAACGCATCGGCACGCCTTCGGCAGTGCGGGCGGTGGCCCAGGCGCTGCGGCGCAATCCCGTGCCCATCGTCATCCCGTGCCATCGGGTGATCGGCAATGGCGGCGATCTGACCGGATATGCCGGCAACAAGATCTCGCTCAAGCGGACCTTGCTCTCGCTCGAGGGGGTGCCGGTGGCTGTCCGCGCCCGCAAGATCGAGCGCGACCACATGTACGTTCGGGCCGGGGCGGATTCGGAGTACTGCGTGCCCACTTGTGGGTCGCTGTCTCGGCAGTCTCTGGCCGGGCTCACGCTCTTTGGCTCGCGCGGGCACGCCGAAGCGGTGGGCCTCACGCCCTGCACGAGCTGCCGGCCCGATCTCCACCCGCTGTCCTCCTAG
- a CDS encoding helix-hairpin-helix domain-containing protein — MSNKVRVNLANPLELLELPGVGPREAEAILKFRAEHGPIQDARQLATILGGPSLAGTLSERADFSPADGTAPEAPGA, encoded by the coding sequence ATGTCGAACAAGGTACGCGTGAATCTCGCCAACCCCCTCGAGCTGCTGGAACTGCCCGGGGTTGGACCGCGTGAGGCCGAGGCCATCTTGAAGTTCCGCGCCGAGCACGGCCCCATCCAGGACGCGCGACAGCTCGCCACGATTCTCGGTGGGCCGTCCCTGGCCGGGACGCTCTCGGAGCGGGCAGACTTCTCTCCGGCCGACGGGACCGCGCCCGAAGCTCCGGGCGCCTAG
- a CDS encoding RNA polymerase sigma factor produces MVKSMTGDPFEAVVAAHHAEIHRYLVRATSRNGDADDLSQETFVRAYKAYQALPADANVRAWLFTIATNLCRNHYRAEKRRRQAMAVAAAGASERGPAWPEGEAIVNQVSAQLDRIVAALPLKQRLAFTLRKVHELEYDAIAESLHCSAESARAHVFQALRKIRRGLNDLAVVPTEPQP; encoded by the coding sequence ATGGTCAAGAGTATGACGGGGGATCCCTTCGAGGCGGTCGTGGCGGCGCATCACGCCGAGATACACCGGTATCTCGTCCGCGCCACCTCGCGCAACGGGGATGCCGACGACCTGTCACAGGAGACCTTTGTGCGAGCATACAAGGCCTATCAAGCGCTGCCTGCGGATGCCAACGTGCGGGCCTGGCTTTTCACCATCGCCACCAACCTCTGTCGGAACCACTATCGCGCGGAGAAGCGGCGGCGGCAGGCCATGGCCGTGGCCGCGGCGGGCGCCTCGGAGCGGGGTCCCGCTTGGCCCGAGGGCGAGGCTATCGTGAATCAGGTCAGCGCCCAGCTCGACCGGATCGTGGCCGCGCTGCCCCTCAAGCAGCGCCTCGCCTTCACCCTGCGAAAGGTCCACGAGCTCGAGTACGATGCCATCGCCGAGAGCCTCCACTGCTCGGCGGAAAGCGCCCGCGCCCACGTCTTTCAAGCCCTCCGGAAGATCCGGCGCGGACTGAATGACCTCGCGGTCGTCCCCACGGAGCCCCAGCCATGA